The Vespa velutina chromosome 4, iVesVel2.1, whole genome shotgun sequence genome has a window encoding:
- the LOC124948276 gene encoding pre-mRNA-splicing factor RBM22, with translation MATSKTTNTYNRQNWEDAEFPILCQTCLGDNPYIRMTKEKYGKECKICMRPFTVFRWCPGARMRFKKTEVCQTCSRLKNVCQTCLLDLEYGLPIQVRDAALKIKDDLPRSDVNKEYYVQNIDNEIGKIDATTPAGAVGKSAAASDLLMKLARTSPYYKRNRPHICSFWVKGECKRGEECPYRHEKPTDPDDPLADQNIKDRYYGVNDPVADKLMRRAAAMPKLDPPEDKSITTLYIGNLGDVLTEKQLRDHFYQYGEIRSVTMVPRQQCAFIQYTQRSAAEAAAERTFNKLILGGRRLTIKWGRSQGRQTISAAEATREILEPVPGLPGALPPPPESMGNNFFNLQTTPGMIPPMMIPPPPVAPQFMFPPQMAAAAAAAAATPIFPPGTTPIHYPSQDPSRMGASQGIGKPWPEE, from the exons ATGGCAACCTCAAAAACCACGAATACATATAATAGACAAAATTGGGAAGATGCG GAATTTCCCATATTGTGTCAAACTTGTTTAGGAGATAATCCATATATTCGGATg accaaagaaaaatatgggaAAGAATGTAAAATCTGCATGCGTCCATTTACAGTATTTAGATGGTGTCCAGGAGCAAGAATGCGATTTAAAAAGACTGAAGTTTGTCAAACTTGCAGTCGACTTAAAAATGTGTGTCAAACATGTTTACTTGATTTAGAATATGGATTGCCTATTCAAGTACGCGATGCTGCATTAAAGATAAAGGATGACTTACCTCGGTCTGATGTAAACAAAGAATACTATGTACAAAACATAGATaatgaaataggaaaaatagaTGCTACAACACCAGCTGGAGCTGTTGGTAAATCTGCTGCAGCTAgtgatttattaatgaaactgGCTAGAACAAGTCCATATTATAAAAGGAACAGGCCAcatatttgttcattttgGGTAAAAGGTGAATgtaaaagaggagaagagtgTCCTTATCGTCATGAAAAACCAACAGATCCAGATGATCCATTAGCAGATCAAAACATCAAAGATCGCTATTATGGAGTTAATGATCCTGTGGCAGATAAATTAATGCGAAGAGCAGCAGCAATGCCTAAATTAGATCCGCCAGAGGATAAATCTATAACCACTTTGTACATTGGAAACTTGGGTGATGTTTTAACAGAGAAACAATTACGGGACCATTTCTACCAATATGGTGAAATACGTTCTGTAACTATGGTCCCACGACAACAGTGTGCCTTTATTCAATACACACAAAGAAGTGCAGCTGAAGCAGCAGCAGAAAGAAcattcaataaattaatattaggtGGAAGAAGATTAACTATAAAATGGGGACGCTCTCAAGGCAGACAAACTATTTCTGCAGCAGAAGCAACTAGAGAAATATTGGAACCAGTGCCTGGTTTACCTGGTGCTTTACCACCTCCGCCGGAAAGCATGgggaataatttctttaatctgCAAACAACACCTGGTATGATACCACCAATGATGATACCACCGCCACCGGTAGCACCACAATTCATGTTTCCACCTCAAatggctgctgctgctgctgcagcAGCTGCAACTCCCATTTTTCCACCAGGCACAACGCCAATACATTATCCCAGTCAAGATCCATCTAGAATGGGTGCATCTCAGGGTATTGGAAAACCATGGCCTGaagaatag
- the LOC124948273 gene encoding DNA-directed RNA polymerase II subunit RPB1 — MATSDSKAPLRTVKRVQFGILSPDEIRRMSVTDGGIRFPETMEGGRPKLGGLMDPRQGVIDRNSRCQTCAGNMTECPGHFGHIDLAKPVFHVGFITKTIKILRCVCFYCSKLLVSPHNPKIKEIVMKTKGQPRKRLTFVYDLCKSKNICEGGDEMDINKENSEQQPTDRKPGHGGCGRYQPNLRRSGLDVTAEWKHVNEDSQEKKIVLTAERAWEILKHITDEESFILGMDPKFARPDWMVVTVLPVPPLSVRPAVIMYGSAKNQDDLTHKLADIIKSNNELLRNEQAGAAAHVISENIKMLQFHVATLVDNDMPGMPRAMQKSGKPLKAIKARLKGKEGRIRGNLMGKRVDFSARTVITPDPNLRIDQVGVPRSIAQNLTFPEIVTPFNIDKMQELVRRGNSQYPGAKYIVRDNGERIDLRFHPKPSDLHLQCGYRVERHIRDGDLVIFNRQPTLHKMSMMGHRVKVLPWSTFRMNLSCTSPYNADFDGDEMNLHVPQSMETRAEVENIHVTPRQIITPQANKPVMGIVQDTLTAVRKMTKRDVFIEKEQMMNILMFLPSWDGKMPQPCILKPKPLWTGKQIFSLIIPGNVNMIRTHSTHPDEEDDGPYKWISPGDTKVMVEHGELVMGILCKKTLGTSAGSLLHICMLELGHEVCGRFYGNIQTVINNWLLLEGHSIGIGDTIADPQTYLEIQKAIKKAKEDVIEVIQKAHNMELEPTPGNTLRQTFENQVNRILNDARDKTGGSAKKSLTEYNNLKAMVVSGSKGSNINISQVIACVGQQNVEGKRIPFGFRKRTLPHFIKDDYGPESRGFVENSYLAGLTPSEFYFHAMGGREGLIDTAVKTAETGYIQRRLIKAMESVMVHYDGTVRNSVGQLIQLRYGEDGLCGETVEFQNLPTIKLSNKAFEKKFKFDPTNERYLRRIFNEDIVREMMGSGEVISELEREWEQLNRDRAVLREIFPSGESKVVLPCNLQRMIWNVQKIFHINKRAPTDLSPMRVIQGVKDLLEKCIIVAGDDRLSKQANENATLLFQCLVRSTLCTKCVSEEFRLSSEAFEWLIGEIETRFQQAQVSPGEMVGALAAQSLGEPATQMTLNTFHFAGVSSKNVTLGVPRLKEIINISKKPKAPSLTVFLTGAAARDAEKAKNVLCRLEHTTLRKVTANTAIYYDPDPQNTVIAEDQEFVNVYYEMPDFDPTKISPWLLRIELDRKRMTDKKLTMEQIAEKINAGFGDDLNCIFNDDNAEKLVLRIRIMNSDDNKFQDTEEETVDKMEDDMFLRCIEANMLSDMTLQGIEAIGKVYMHLPQTDSKKRIVITETGEFKAIAEWLLETDGTSLMKVLSERDVDPVRTFSNDICEIFQVLGIEAVRKSVEKEMNAVLQFYGLYVNYRHLALLCDVMTAKGHLMAITRHGINRQDTGALMRCSFEETVDVLLDAASHAEVDPMRGVSENIIMGQLPRIGTGCFDLLLDAEKCKAGIEIPMAVGAGVMGTAGMFFGSVATPSMSPQMTPWMGATPGYGASSMSPALGSGMTPGGACFSPSGASDASGLSPAYSAYSPQPGSPGSPGPSMSPYPMSPAGGASPSYSPTSPAYLPTSPSMTPSSPNYSPTSPTYSPTSPNYSPTSPSYSPTSPSYSPTSPSYSPTSPSYSPTSPSYSPTSPSYSPTSPSYSPTSPSYSPTSPSYSPTSPSYSPTSPSYSPTSPSYSPTSPSYSPTSPSYSPTSPSYSPTSPSYSPSSPNYTPASPSYSPTSPSYSPSSPQYSPASPSYSPSSPKYSPTSPSYSPTSPSFAGTSPQYTPASPTYSPTSPTYSPTSPSYSPSSPQHTATGSTRYSPSSPNYSPTSPTYSPTSPQYSPSSTKYSPTSPTYTPTSPSYSPTSPTYSPPVPGYSPTSPTYSPASPAYETDD; from the exons ATGGCCACGTCCGATTCCAAAGCACCTTTAAGAACAGTAAAAAGAGTGCAATTTGGCATTCTTTCTCCAGATGAAAta cGTCGTATGTCAGTTACAGATGGAGGCATACGCTTTCCAGAAACTATGGAAGGAGGTCGACCGAAGCTCGGTGGCCTTATGGATCCAAGACAAGGGGTAATTGATAGAAATTCTCGATGTCAAACATGTGCTGGTAATATGACAGAGTGTCCAGGTCATTTTGGACATATAGATTTGGCCAAACCTGTTTTTCATGTTGGATTTATTACAAAGACAATAAAAATCCTTAGATGTGTATGTTTTTATTGTTCAAAACTGTTAGTCAGTCCA cACAATccaaaaatcaaagaaatagtTATGAAGACAAAAGGTCAACCACGTAAACGTCTTACATTTGTATATGATTTGtgcaaaagtaaaaatatctgCGAAGGAGGAGATGAAATGGAtatcaataaagaaaattctgaACAACAACCTACAGATAGAAAACCAGGTCATGGAGGTTGTGGTAGGTACCAGCCAAATTTGAGAAGGTCTGGATTAGATGTTACTGCAGAATGGAAACATGTAAATGAAGATTctcaagagaagaaaatagttTTAACTGCTGAAAGGGCGTGGGAAATTTTGAAACACATCACTGATGAAGAATCATTTATTCTTGGTATGGATCCTAAATTTGCAAGACCGGACTGGATGGTAGTTACAGTGTTACCAGTTCCACCATTGTCAGTAAGACCAGCAGTTATCATGTATGGTTCAGCTAAAAATCAAGATGATTTGACACATAAATTAGCAGATataatcaaatcaaataatgaattattaagaaatgaaCAAGCTGGTGCAGCGGCTCATGTTATatcagaaaatataaaaatgttacaatTTCATGTAGCAACATTAGTAGATAATGACATGCCTGGTATGCCAAGAGCAATGCAAAAATCTGGAAAGCCATTGAAGGCTATAAAAGCAAGgctaaaaggaaaagagggaagaatACGAGGCAACTTGATGGGCAAGCGTGTAGATTTTTCAGCACGTACTGTCATTACACCAGATCCAAATTTAAGAATCGATCAAGTAGGCGTTCCTCGTAGCATTGCTCAAAATTTAACATTTCCAGAAATTGTAACGCCTTTCAATATCGACAAGATGCAGGAGTTAGTAAGACGTGGCAATTCGCAGTATCCTGGTGCGAAGTATATAGTCAGAGATAATGGAGAACGTATAGATTTAAGATTTCATCCAAAACCTTCTGATCTTCATCTACAATGTGGATATAGAGTAGAAAGACATATCAGAGATGGAGATTTggttatttttaatcgacagCCAACTCTTCACAAAATGAGTATGATGGGTCATAGAGTTAAAGTTCTCCCATGGAGTACTTTTCGTATGAATTTAAGCTGTACATCACCCTATAATGCCGATTTCGATGGAGACGAAATGAATCTTCATGTTCCACAATCAATGGAGACACGTGCGGAAGTAGAAAATATACATGTTACTCCTCGTCAAATTATTACTCCTCAAGCAAATAAACCAGTTATGGGTATTGTACAAGATACTTTAACTGCTGTGAGGAAAATGACAAAAAGAGacgtttttatagaaaaagaacaaatgatGAATATTCTTATGTTTTTACCTAGTTGGGATGGCAAAATGCCTCAACCATGTATATTGAAACCAAAACCTCTTTGGACTgggaaacaaattttttccttGATCATACCAGGAAATGTAAATATGATAAGAACACACAGCACACATccagatgaagaagatgatggACCATATAAATGGATATCGCCTGGTGATACGAAAGTTATGGTAGAACATGGAGAATTAGTTATGGGTATTCTTTGTAAGAAGACTTTAGGTACATCAGCAGGATCCTTACTTCATATTTGTATGCTGGAATTAGGCCATGAAGTATGTGGACGTTTTTATGGAAATATTCAGACTGTGATCAACAATTGGTTATTATTAGAAGGTCATTCAATTGGTATTGGTGATACTATTGCTGATCCACAGACATACTTAGAAATCCAAAAAGCTATCAAGAAAGCCAAAGAAGACGTGATAGAAGTTATTCAAAAAGCTCATAATATGGAATTAGAGCCTACACCTGGTAACACCTTGAGGCAAACATTCGAAAATCAAGTAAACAGAATTTTGAATGACGCCCGTGATAAAACTGGTGGCTCTGCTAAAAAATCTTTGACtgaatataacaatttaaaagCTATGGTCGTATCAGGTTCAAAAggatcaaatattaatatttcccAAGTTATTGCTTGTGTAGGACAACAAAACGTTGAAGGTAAAAGAATACCTTTCGGTTTTCGTAAAAGAACTTTGCCGCATTTTATCAAGGACGATTATGGTCCTGAGTCTAGAGGATTTGTTGAGAATTCATACTTAGCCGGTCTTACACCATCCGAGTTCTATTTCCATGCTATGGGCGGTCGTGAAGGTCTTATTGATACTGCTGTCAAAACTGCAGAAACAGGATATATTCAGCGTCGTTTGATCAAAGCTATGGAGTCCGTAATGGTTCATTATGATGGAACTGTAAGAAATTCTGTTGGGCAACTTATTCAATTACGTTATGGTGAGGATGGTTTATGCGGTGAAACGGTCGAGTTTCAAAACTTACCTACTATTAAACTCAGCAATAAAGCATTTGAAAAGAAGTTTAAATTTGATCCAACCAACGAACGATATCTGAGACGTATATTTAATGAAGATATTGTCCGTGAAATGATGGGATCGGGTGAAGTAATTTCcgaattagaaagagaatgggAACAACTTAATAGAGATAGAGCTGTTCTTCGTGAAATTTTTCCTAGCGGAGAATCCAAAGTTGTACTCCCATGTAATTTACAGAGAATGATTTGGAATGTCCAAAAAATTTTCCACATCAATAAAAGAGCTCCTACTGATCTCAGTCCTATGAGAGTCATACAAg gtGTAAAAGATCTTTTAGAGAAATGTATAATTGTAGCTGGAGATGATAGATTAAGTAAACAAGCTAATGAAAATGCAACATTGTTATTCCAATGTTTAGTGAGATCAACTCTATGTACAAAATGTGTATCTGAAGAATTCAGACTTTCCAGTGAAGCTTTTGAATGGCTTATTGGAGAAATTGAAACTAGATTCCAACAAGCACAA gTGTCACCAGGTGAAATGGTAGGTGCATTAGCTGCACAATCTCTTGGTGAACCTGCAACACAGATGACACTCAATACTTTCCACTTCGCCGGTGTCTCGTCGAAGAACGTAACTCTTGGTGTACCCagattgaaagaaattattaacattagcAAAAAACCAAAAGCACCTTCATTGACAGTATTTTTAACTGGTGCTGCTGCCAGGGATGCTGAAAAAGCGAAAAATGTTCTCTGTCGTCTTGAACATACTACGTTACGAAAAGTAACTGCCAATACCGCGATTTATTATGATCCTGATCCACAAAATACTGTTATTGCTGAAGATCAAGAGTTTGTCAATGTATACTACGAAATGCCGGACTTCGATCCAACAAAAATATCACCTTGGTTGTTACGTATTGAATTGGATAGAAAAAGGATGACGGATAAAAAATTGACCATGGAACAGATTGcagaaaaaattaatgcaGGTTTTGGAGATGATTTGAATTGTATATTCAATGATGATAATGCAGAAAAATTGGTCTTACGAATTAGGATTATGAATAGTGATGACAATAAATTCCAAGATACAGAAGAAGAAACTGTGGATAAAATGGAAGATGATATGTTCCTTCGGTGTATAGAAGCTAATATGCTTAGTGACATGACTTTACAA gGTATCGAAGCTATTGGTAAAGTATACATGCATTTACCGCAAACTGATTCGAAAAAGCGAATTGTTATAACGGAGACAGGTGAATTTAAAGCGATAGCAGAATGGTTACTTGAAACTGATGGAACAAGTTTAATGAAAGTGTTAAGTGAAAGAGACGTTGATCCAGTTCGAACGTTCAGCAATGACATTTGCGAAATATTCCAAGTATTAGGTATAGAAGCTGTACGAAAGTCtgtcgaaaaagaaatgaatgctGTATTACAATTCTATGGTCTTTATGTAAATTATCGACATCTCGCTTTACTTTGTGACGTTATGACTGCTAAAGGTCATTTAATGGCTATAACTCGTCATGGAATCAACAGACAGGATACCGGAGCATTAATGAG ATGTTCTTTCGAAGAAACGGTCGACGTTCTATTGGACGCTGCTTCGCATGCTGAAGTTGATCCTATGAGAGGAGTgtcagaaaatattattatgggTCAACTGCCACGTATAGGAACTG GTTGCTTCGATTTACTACTCGATGCAGAGAAATGTAAAGCTGGAATTGAAATACCAATGGCGGTAGGTGCTGGTGTAATGGGAACTGCCGGTATGTTCTTTGGTAGTGTTGCGACTCCGAGTATGAGTCCTCAGATGACACCGTGGATGGGAGCTACTCCTGGTTATGGTGCATCGAGTATGTCGCCCG cTTTGGGCAGCGGGATGACACCAGGAGGTGCTTGTTTCTCACCATCGGGAGCATCCGATGCTTCGGGATTGTCTCCAGCATATTCCGCCTATTCTCCACAACCAGGAAGTCCTGGAAGTCCAGGACCAAGTATGAGTCCTTATCCAATGTCACCAGCCGGCGGTGCTTCGCCAAGTTACTCGCCTACGTCACCAGCTTATTTGCCAACATCACCCAGTATGACACCGTCGAGTCCGAATTATTCACCCACCAGTCCAACATATTCGCCAACTAGTCCGAACTATTCACCAACGTCACCAAGTTATTCACCTACCAGCCCAAGTTATTCACCAACAAGTCCAAGTTATTCGCCGACTTCGCCGAGCTATTCGCCAACATCACCAAGTTATTCACCAACAAGTCCAAGTTATTCGCCAACTTCACCGAGCTATTCACCAACGTCACCAAGTTATTCACCTACCAGTCCAAGTTATTCGCCGACTTCGCCGAGCTATTCGCCAACAAGCCCAAGTTACTCCCCAACAAGTCCAAGTTATTCTCCAACAAGTCCAAGTTACTCGCCGACAAGTCCAAGCTATTCGCCAACAAGTCCCAGTTATTCGCCAACCAGTCCAAGCTATTCACCTAGTTCACCTAATTACACACCAGCCTCACCGTCTTATTCGCCTACCAGTCCAAGTTATTCACCTAGTTCACCTCAATATTCACCGGCTAGTCCAAGTTATTCTCCAAGTAGTCCAAAATATTCACCAACAAGTCCGAGTTACTCGCCTACTTCACCTTCCTTTGCTGGAACGTCACCACAATATACTCCAGCGAGTCCAACATATTCTCCTACAAGTCCAACTTATTCGCCGACAAGTCCATCGTATTCTCCAAGTTCACCACAGCACACGGCTACTGGTAGTACAAGATATTCACCCAGCAGTCCGAATTACTCGCCGACGAGTCCTACGTATTCGCCAACGAGTCCTCAATATTCACCTTCGAGTACGAAATATTCGCCTACAAGTCCTACTTATACTCCAACGAGTCCTAGTTATTCGCCAACAAGTCCAACGTACTCGCCTCCGGTACCTGGTTACTCTCCTACGAGTCCAACTTATTCACCGGCATCACCCGCTTACGAAACGGACGATTAA